From the Bacillus tuaregi genome, one window contains:
- a CDS encoding DUF3658 domain-containing protein → MYNHTSCKESHRNTARDKACGFSRGRSQDDYIIQKAIKLHKQQKKKSFMKSARLIGEVIGYLDQYIGDEYFEYRVRHLIMNGVFEIEGIPKAMWFYSVKLKNI, encoded by the coding sequence TTGTATAACCACACTTCTTGTAAAGAATCCCACCGAAATACCGCAAGGGATAAGGCTTGCGGCTTTAGCCGTGGGAGAAGTCAAGATGACTATATCATCCAAAAAGCTATCAAGCTACATAAACAGCAAAAGAAGAAGAGCTTTATGAAATCAGCACGTCTTATTGGTGAGGTTATTGGCTATTTAGATCAATACATTGGTGACGAATATTTTGAGTACCGAGTAAGACATTTGATTATGAATGGCGTGTTTGAAATAGAAGGGATTCCAAAAGCGATGTGGTTTTATAGTGTCAAACTCAAGAACATATAA